TTACTTTGGCTCACCGCTGCTGGTCATGTATTATAAGGAACCGCGACTGCTGGAAGTTCTTCATATCTCTGCTTTTTATTTTCCTATAGTTTTTCTCGGGCAGATTTATAATATCCTGCTGGAAAAGGAACTTAAATTCAGATCACTGGCCTTAACTGAGATTGTCTGCTCCATTCTGGCTACATCGGTCACTATTGTGCTGGCTTATCAGGGTTTTCAGGCTAAGTCTCTGGTATTTGGTCTTTTAGCAGGTCAGACACTCAAGATGATTGTTCAGAATATTATTGGCAGGGTTTATTTTTCACCGGTATGGTATTTCAGGCTAAAGGAGATTAAAGATCACCTGATGTTTGGTATTTATAATATCGGGGATAGTTTGCTGGGTTTTGCCAACAGTAACATGGACACCATTCTGATTGGCGGCGTACTGGGCGTAAAAGAACTGGGTTATTATACGATTGCTTCTCAGATAGCCATTTATCCGGTTGCCAGAATCTGTCCTATTATTGTGCAGATCTGTTATCCGATCATGGCAAGAATGAAGGAGAATCTGGAACAGCTGAAAGGGGCTTATCTGAAGATCGTAGATTTTCTGTCTTACGTGAATATTCCTTTGCTGGCCGGCCTGTATTTAATGGCGGCAAATGTTATTCCGCTGATCTATGGTTCGGGATGGGATGAAACAGTACCGCTGATTAAAATATTTGTATTTACCGGAATATTCTCGTGTCTGATGTATCCGCTTTCTACTGTAGCTTATTCAACAGGAAAACCTAAATTGCTGTTTTATCTGAATCTGATAACTTTAATTATCAAATTTCCACTGATCTATTTCATGGCTAAACAATATGGAATTATGGGTATCGCCTATGGATTCCTGATCATGACATTTATTACGCTTATCCTGAATTTTGTATTGATACAATATATGGTAGGTGATTTTATGAAAACATTTTTAGAGAATATTGCCAAGCCTGTGCTGTTTAGTCTGGCGATGGCAGTGGTGATCTTACTTTACAAACAATTTATAGGTAATACAGGAGTTTTCCATACCATTGTACAGATTGCCATCGGAGGATTGGTTTATGGTGGGTTAACATTAAAATATAAATTATCGCTTTCGGAAATAAAGAATTTAAAACAATCATTATAAGAGCATGTTTAAATTTTTGAAATTAAACTTCAGGTGGACAGAAGATCATATCTAAAAAGTGTAGCTGGTCTGGCTGTGGCAGGCACAGCTTCTTTTTCTGTTTTTAAGTGGTTCAGTATACACCGCAAGGTAGTTCCTGCAGAATTTAGCAGTAAACATGAATTACTGGCTGAACTCGCCGAAATGATTATACCCCAAACTGATACTCCCGGGG
This portion of the Pedobacter lusitanus genome encodes:
- a CDS encoding MOP flippase family protein is translated as MSNKKLAISGAKWTTISTVVNTVLQFVQIAILARLLEPSSFGIVSISTLVITFLGIFAHFGFSNSIVYKQESDHKVLSTIYFLNLMIGAAMFVIIYFGSPLLVMYYKEPRLLEVLHISAFYFPIVFLGQIYNILLEKELKFRSLALTEIVCSILATSVTIVLAYQGFQAKSLVFGLLAGQTLKMIVQNIIGRVYFSPVWYFRLKEIKDHLMFGIYNIGDSLLGFANSNMDTILIGGVLGVKELGYYTIASQIAIYPVARICPIIVQICYPIMARMKENLEQLKGAYLKIVDFLSYVNIPLLAGLYLMAANVIPLIYGSGWDETVPLIKIFVFTGIFSCLMYPLSTVAYSTGKPKLLFYLNLITLIIKFPLIYFMAKQYGIMGIAYGFLIMTFITLILNFVLIQYMVGDFMKTFLENIAKPVLFSLAMAVVILLYKQFIGNTGVFHTIVQIAIGGLVYGGLTLKYKLSLSEIKNLKQSL